A genomic stretch from Hemibagrus wyckioides isolate EC202008001 linkage group LG20, SWU_Hwy_1.0, whole genome shotgun sequence includes:
- the gadd45aa gene encoding growth arrest and DNA-damage-inducible, alpha, a has translation MTFEELNGDHTSVERMDSVSKALEEVLASALRQGWVTVGVYESAKALNVDPDNVVLCILATDDEDVKDVALQIHFTLIQAFCCENDINILRVNNTRRLAKILGGTEKQGGEQMDLHCILVTSPRASSWKNQALWKVHRFCHESRCMDQWVPVINLPER, from the exons ATGACCTTTGAAGAGCTGAACGGAGATCATACTTCTGTCGAAAG GATGGATTCGGTCTCTAAAGCCCTTGAGGAAGTCCTTGCCTCTGCCTTGCGCCAAGGCTGGGTTACAGTCGGCGTGTATGAATCTGCGAAGGCACTAAATGT AGACCCGGATAACGTCGTGCTGTGCATCCTGGCCACCGACGACGAGGATGTGAAGGACGTCGCCTTGCAGATCCACTTTACTCTCATCCAGGCCTTCTGCTGCGAGAATGACATCAACATCTTGCGTGTGAACAACACCCGGCGCCTCGCCAAGATCCTAGGAGGAACAGAGAAACAAGGAGGCGAGCAAATGGACCTGCACTGCATCCTGGTCACC AGCCCACGTGCGTCTTCGTGGAAGAACCAGGCGTTATGGAAAGTCCATCGCTTCTGCCACGAGAGCCGCTGCATGGACCAGTGGGTCCCCGTCATCAACCTGCCCGAACGatga